The following are from one region of the Litorilinea aerophila genome:
- a CDS encoding sigma-70 family RNA polymerase sigma factor gives MDDQEARWLEQARQGDREAFGRLVEAYQRPVYNLAYRMLGNPQEAEDAAQETFLRAYANLAQYQPGRKFSTWLLSIANHHCIDRLRKRRVKKLSIDENPVLQNLAGELPQPENQALAQEQHRIVQQLLAQLAPEYRTPLILRYWEEYSYEEIAQTMELTVAAVKSRLFRARQQMARLYLEQESAAAPPPGQPQPDRHRQAAGEEPDSQPRRLQMAVAGGWL, from the coding sequence ATGGATGACCAGGAAGCACGCTGGCTTGAACAGGCCCGGCAAGGAGACAGGGAAGCGTTCGGTCGCCTCGTGGAGGCGTACCAGCGACCTGTGTACAACCTGGCCTATCGCATGCTGGGCAATCCCCAGGAGGCCGAGGACGCGGCCCAGGAAACCTTCCTGCGCGCCTATGCCAACCTGGCCCAATACCAGCCGGGACGTAAGTTCAGCACCTGGCTGCTGTCCATTGCCAACCACCATTGCATCGACCGCCTGCGCAAACGGCGGGTGAAGAAGCTGTCCATCGACGAAAATCCGGTGTTGCAGAATCTGGCCGGCGAGCTGCCCCAGCCGGAAAATCAGGCCCTGGCCCAGGAGCAGCATCGGATCGTCCAGCAGTTGCTGGCGCAACTGGCGCCCGAGTACCGCACTCCCCTGATCCTGCGCTACTGGGAGGAATACAGCTACGAGGAGATCGCCCAGACCATGGAGCTGACCGTGGCCGCGGTCAAGAGCCGCCTCTTCCGGGCCCGCCAACAGATGGCCCGGCTCTATCTGGAACAGGAGTCCGCGGCTGCGCCGCCCCCAGGCCAGCCCCAACCCGACCGCCACCGCCAGGCCGCCGGAGAGGAGCCAGACTCCCAGCCCCGGCGCCTGCAGATGGCCGTGGCTGGCGGGTGGCTTTGA
- a CDS encoding anti-sigma factor family protein has translation MNEPKNDAPWAMHPEPGPLAVAPAGVGGYPAPTPAEAAEFSLLMSLALDEALEPAEMARFQRYLATYPTLATQWRRWQQMDERLRAVPAMEPPPEFRANVLARLDRQTRRQRLWLGTGIAFLSLLLWLTALGGTYLLVTFLFFQQAEWLVHLVHWVAYWSAAASEGLAALRATVISLLATPQVRLLCGMYLLSAFLILGLWTRLLRRSTQVEPGVWAEG, from the coding sequence ATGAACGAGCCGAAAAATGATGCCCCATGGGCCATGCACCCGGAACCGGGTCCTCTGGCCGTTGCTCCGGCCGGGGTGGGCGGCTACCCGGCACCTACGCCGGCCGAGGCCGCCGAGTTTAGCCTGCTCATGTCCCTGGCCCTGGATGAGGCCCTGGAGCCGGCGGAAATGGCCCGTTTTCAGCGCTACCTGGCCACCTACCCCACGCTGGCCACCCAGTGGCGGCGCTGGCAACAGATGGACGAACGGCTGCGGGCCGTGCCGGCCATGGAGCCCCCGCCCGAATTTCGGGCCAACGTGCTGGCCCGCCTGGATCGGCAGACAAGGCGACAGCGCCTGTGGCTGGGCACGGGCATTGCCTTCCTTTCCCTCTTGCTCTGGCTCACGGCCCTGGGCGGCACCTACCTGCTGGTGACCTTCCTCTTCTTCCAGCAGGCGGAATGGCTGGTCCACCTGGTGCACTGGGTGGCCTACTGGTCCGCCGCAGCCAGCGAAGGGCTTGCAGCCCTGCGGGCCACAGTGATAAGCTTACTGGCAACCCCCCAGGTCCGGCTGCTCTGTGGAATGTACCTGCTGTCGGCCTTCCTGATCCTGGGTTTGTGGACCCGGCTGCTGCGCCGTAGCACCCAGGTGGAGCCGGGGGTATGGGCTGAAGGGTGA
- a CDS encoding PrsW family intramembrane metalloprotease produces the protein MDLLAALLISLFAAVIPNLFYVAIFYWADRYEREPLWLASLVFIWGAIPAIIASLVGEILIGSPFIDAPGSVAEAVMESAVVAPVVEELAKGLVLLIIFRWMRQEFDGLLDGLLYGALVGFGFAMTENFFYFVGAFDQGGFGHLSLIIFLRAVIFGLNHAFYTALIGMGLGLARHATRRSTRLLYIGLGLLAAILTHSLHNLGASLASINALGLLLSLMVAGGGFGLILVVTVLAWQHERHTIRTELADEVGDLLAEEEFQSLTRQRWRRPFRRRPQAERDAARRRQLCVELAMRKHRLRLLGAEREPELLQDIQRLREELRETRPSLA, from the coding sequence ATGGATCTGCTGGCTGCCCTCTTGATCAGCCTCTTTGCCGCCGTCATCCCCAACCTGTTCTACGTGGCCATCTTCTACTGGGCCGACCGCTACGAGCGGGAGCCCCTCTGGCTGGCCAGCCTGGTCTTCATCTGGGGCGCCATCCCGGCCATCATCGCCAGCCTGGTGGGCGAGATCCTGATCGGCAGCCCTTTCATCGACGCGCCGGGCAGCGTGGCTGAAGCGGTGATGGAAAGTGCCGTGGTGGCGCCGGTGGTGGAGGAGCTGGCCAAGGGGCTGGTGCTGCTGATTATCTTCCGCTGGATGCGCCAGGAGTTCGACGGCCTGCTGGATGGGCTGCTCTACGGCGCGCTGGTGGGCTTCGGCTTTGCCATGACCGAGAACTTTTTCTACTTTGTGGGGGCCTTCGACCAGGGGGGCTTTGGCCACCTCTCCCTGATCATCTTCCTGCGGGCCGTGATCTTCGGGCTGAACCACGCCTTCTACACCGCCCTGATCGGCATGGGCCTGGGCCTGGCCCGCCACGCCACCCGACGCAGCACCCGGCTGCTCTACATCGGCCTGGGCCTGCTGGCCGCCATCCTCACCCACAGCCTCCACAACCTGGGCGCCAGCCTGGCATCGATCAACGCCCTGGGGCTGCTCCTGAGCCTGATGGTGGCAGGGGGTGGCTTCGGCCTGATCCTGGTGGTCACCGTGCTGGCCTGGCAACACGAGCGCCACACCATCCGCACGGAGCTGGCCGACGAGGTGGGCGATCTGCTGGCGGAGGAGGAGTTTCAAAGTCTGACCCGCCAGCGCTGGCGGCGCCCCTTCCGCCGGCGGCCCCAGGCCGAACGGGACGCGGCCCGGCGCAGGCAACTCTGCGTGGAGCTGGCCATGCGCAAGCACCGCCTGCGCCTCCTGGGGGCGGAGCGGGAGCCCGAACTGCTCCAGGACATCCAGCGCCTGCGGGAAGAGCTCCGGGAAACCCGACCCTCCCTGGCCTGA
- a CDS encoding ATP-binding protein: MRLTYPFSAIVGQERMKRALILNAINPQIGGVLIRGERGTAKSTAARALAALLPNIEVVQGCRFGCDPARPDLYCDECRERLAREGQLPVETRPTPFVDLPVSATEDRVVGTLDIEKAIQRGERHFEPGVLAAANRGVLYVDEVNLLDDHVVDLLLDSAAMGVNVVEREGISFQHPARFVLVGSMNPEEGDLRPQLLDRFAHAVDVVGLTDAAERVEILRRRIYYEQDPEGFRAAYQEAEAELCQRITAARQRYDLVQYTDKDMYTIAALTASFRVDGHRADIVILRTARAHAAYEGRLAINDRDILLAAELALPHRMKKQPFQEATLTPEQLQSNMRQARAEAEQAAGEEQQESLEIQGSAAAADEKKV, from the coding sequence ATGCGACTGACTTACCCATTCTCGGCGATCGTGGGCCAGGAGCGCATGAAACGTGCCCTGATCCTGAACGCGATCAACCCCCAGATCGGCGGCGTGCTGATCCGCGGCGAACGCGGCACGGCCAAATCCACCGCGGCCCGGGCATTGGCCGCCCTCCTGCCGAACATCGAGGTGGTCCAGGGTTGCCGTTTCGGCTGCGACCCGGCCCGGCCCGACCTCTACTGCGACGAGTGCCGGGAACGTCTGGCCCGGGAAGGCCAACTGCCGGTGGAAACCCGGCCCACCCCCTTTGTGGACCTGCCGGTGAGCGCCACCGAAGATCGGGTGGTCGGCACGCTGGACATCGAAAAGGCCATCCAGCGGGGCGAACGCCACTTCGAGCCCGGCGTCCTGGCGGCAGCCAACCGGGGGGTTCTCTACGTGGATGAAGTCAACCTGCTGGACGACCACGTGGTCGACCTGCTGCTGGACAGCGCGGCCATGGGGGTCAACGTGGTGGAACGGGAAGGCATCAGCTTCCAGCACCCGGCCCGCTTCGTCCTGGTGGGCTCCATGAACCCGGAAGAAGGCGACCTGCGCCCCCAATTGCTGGACCGCTTCGCCCATGCCGTGGATGTGGTGGGCCTCACCGACGCCGCGGAGCGGGTGGAGATCCTGCGCCGGCGCATCTACTACGAGCAGGATCCGGAAGGCTTCCGCGCAGCCTACCAGGAAGCCGAGGCGGAGCTCTGCCAGCGCATCACCGCCGCCCGCCAGCGCTACGACCTGGTTCAATACACCGACAAGGACATGTACACCATCGCCGCCCTCACCGCCAGCTTCCGGGTGGACGGCCACCGGGCGGACATCGTCATCCTGCGCACGGCCCGGGCCCACGCCGCCTACGAGGGCCGGCTGGCCATCAACGACCGGGACATCCTGCTGGCGGCGGAACTGGCCCTGCCCCACCGCATGAAGAAGCAGCCCTTCCAGGAAGCTACCCTGACGCCGGAACAGCTCCAGAGCAACATGCGCCAGGCCCGGGCCGAGGCCGAACAGGCCGCCGGCGAGGAGCAGCAGGAAAGCCTGGAGATCCAGGGCAGCGCAGCCGCGGCCGATGAAAAAAAAGTATAG
- a CDS encoding polymer-forming cytoskeletal protein — translation MPIPTDGAREIFQGDLVVEAGQTLDGDVVVYSGNVTVHPGGRIQGNLIVYSGDIQVADGAVVTGDVAAFSGNVDVAGEVSGNIASWSGHVRLRRSAHVGGDVSVLNGDIEQEEGAFVAGNLVRGPRFQLPLLSGQELPSSANGALEAASQPRSFGGLLLLLLLRLMAAVAFTAIVVGAAVLLMSAWPDVVERVDRTLQAETALSFALGLLSNLVLLFLALLLGITLCLAPVALIPALLLLALNVVGWAAVGRAVGERVAGYTQMTLRPVAATAVGTLLLTGSGSVLWALGSCFRWLAFIYFLLVASAGAGAVLLPWLRRGRSALQQAPAPRPSTGPAEGPAQTSPPPAEPPATPVAPVVETPVAPAAADDLTRIRGIGPVFAARLQEAGVRTFADLAGLTPEAVAEIIGWPVQRVLNSDLIGQARSLAQEAGEL, via the coding sequence ATGCCAATCCCAACGGACGGCGCGCGGGAGATCTTCCAGGGGGATCTGGTGGTGGAGGCCGGCCAGACCCTGGACGGCGATGTGGTGGTCTACAGCGGCAATGTCACCGTCCACCCGGGCGGACGGATTCAGGGCAACCTGATCGTCTATAGCGGGGACATCCAGGTGGCGGATGGCGCCGTGGTGACAGGGGACGTGGCGGCCTTCAGCGGCAACGTGGATGTGGCGGGCGAGGTGAGCGGCAACATCGCCTCCTGGAGCGGCCATGTCCGGCTACGGCGCTCTGCCCATGTGGGGGGCGATGTCAGCGTCCTCAACGGCGACATTGAGCAGGAAGAGGGCGCCTTTGTGGCCGGCAACCTGGTGCGGGGGCCCCGTTTCCAACTGCCCCTGCTCTCAGGTCAGGAGCTCCCCTCCAGCGCCAACGGCGCGCTGGAAGCGGCCAGCCAGCCCCGCTCCTTCGGGGGCCTCCTCCTGCTCCTGTTGTTGCGGCTGATGGCCGCGGTGGCCTTTACCGCCATCGTGGTGGGGGCGGCCGTATTGCTCATGAGCGCCTGGCCCGATGTGGTGGAGCGGGTGGACAGGACCCTGCAGGCGGAGACGGCCCTGAGCTTCGCGCTGGGGCTGTTGAGCAACCTGGTCTTGCTCTTCCTGGCCCTGCTCCTGGGCATCACCCTCTGCCTGGCGCCGGTGGCCCTGATCCCGGCCCTGCTGCTGCTGGCCCTGAATGTGGTGGGATGGGCGGCGGTGGGCCGGGCCGTGGGCGAGCGCGTCGCCGGCTACACCCAGATGACCCTGCGCCCCGTGGCTGCCACTGCAGTGGGAACGCTGCTGTTGACGGGGAGCGGCTCGGTGTTGTGGGCGCTGGGGAGCTGTTTCCGCTGGCTGGCCTTTATCTACTTCCTGCTGGTGGCCTCGGCGGGCGCGGGCGCGGTGCTGTTGCCCTGGCTGCGGCGTGGGCGAAGCGCCCTGCAACAGGCGCCAGCCCCCAGGCCTTCCACGGGGCCGGCCGAAGGCCCCGCCCAGACCTCGCCCCCGCCGGCGGAGCCCCCCGCCACGCCCGTCGCGCCGGTGGTGGAGACGCCTGTCGCCCCTGCCGCCGCGGATGACCTGACCCGCATCCGGGGCATTGGCCCGGTCTTTGCCGCCCGGCTCCAGGAGGCGGGCGTGCGCACCTTCGCCGACCTGGCCGGGTTGACGCCCGAGGCGGTGGCGGAGATCATCGGCTGGCCGGTGCAGCGGGTGTTGAATTCCGACCTGATCGGCCAGGCCCGCAGCCTGGCTCAAGAGGCCGGAGAGCTGTAG